GAGGCGGTGTTTCATAAGATCGCAGACTTCGGCCAACAGGAGATGATGACCTTCTCCGTCCCCAGCCTCATCAACCGCACCACCAACGACATCACCCAGGTGCAGATGCTGACGGCCATGGGCCTGCAGATCCTAATCAAGTCCCCCGTCATGGCAGTGTGGGCCATCATCAAAATCGTGGGCAAGAGTTGGACCCTCTCCGCTATCACCGCCGGATTTGTGGCCGCCCTGCTGGTGATGATGGCGGTCATCATCGGCGTGGTGGTGCCCCGGTTCCGCCGGGTGCAAAAGCTCACCGACCATATCAACCTGGTGGCCCGGGAGAACTTGAACGGTATCAATGTTGTCCACGCCTACAACGCTGAGGACTACCAGAACGCCAAGTTCTGGAAGGGCAACGAGGAACTGATGCGCACGCAGTTGTTCAACCAGCGGGCCTTTGCCTTCCTGATGCCCGGCGTCACCCTGGCCATGAACGCATTGTCTCTGGTGATCTACTGGGTGGGTGCCTCCATCGTGAACGCCGTCCCTGCCGCGGACACCGCCGCACGGCTGGCCGCCTTCAGCGACATCGTGGTGTTCGGCACCTACGCCACCTACGTCATCATGTCCATTATGATGATGGTCATGATTATCATGATGCTCCCGGCGGCCCAGGTGTCCGCCCAGCGGATCAATGAGGTGTTGGAGACCCGGAATAGCCTGACTCAGGGCGCCCGCATCGATGCCCTGGAAACCGGTACTGTGGAGTTCCGGGACGTCTCCTTCCACTATCCCTCCTCGGACAAGAATGTCCTGGAGCACATCACCTTCCAGGCCAAGCGGGGGAGACCGTGGCCTTTATCGGCGCCACCGGCAG
This DNA window, taken from Dysosmobacter welbionis, encodes the following:
- a CDS encoding ABC transporter permease; its protein translation is MLKLLRNLRRQEWAMAAVCAVLILGQINFDLALPDYMSSLTVLIKTPGSTLSDILHTGLEMLGCTLASAVLCVICGYLTAKVAAGFSFSIREAVFHKIADFGQQEMMTFSVPSLINRTTNDITQVQMLTAMGLQILIKSPVMAVWAIIKIVGKSWTLSAITAGFVAALLVMMAVIIGVVVPRFRRVQKLTDHINLVARENLNGINVVHAYNAEDYQNAKFWKGNEELMRTQLFNQRAFAFLMPGVTLAMNALSLVIYWVGASIVNAVPAADTAARLAAFSDIVVFGTYATYVIMSIMMMVMIIMMLPAAQVSAQRINEVLETRNSLTQGARIDALETGTVEFRDVSFHYPSSDKNVLEHITFQAKRGRPWPLSAPPAAARPLWSAWPPGSMMPRRALCWWTGWTFGTTPSTPCMTASAM